The DNA segment cgctcgcgatctgccaggaaacaatgaggtggccctaaaaagggccgtttgcaggagcacttcaaccgcgacctgcagcggcgtggcggcgcggtgagcagtaggcccagcagtggtccgtcttgtgccctttggctccgcaccgacgacaccggtgcacgacgtacacctctcctggtcttgcccttgaagccgacgctatccctggtccgtagatcttgacgagggccgcgacgataatctttgacatctggtcgatgccccggtctctcgccacgtgatatcggtctgcggcaaacaaggacagcatcggcttgccagaagcatccaggaaacgatgctgcaaaaaaagttacgttacaagcgccgcaatttggtgagttctgctcgagaaaacttgcgaaaatgttgttcaacccttacctcggggttgagaatgtgcacgcccgacaagcgcttcagcgtggctgacagacggcggttcagctggcgacgccggcggtcctcaaattgcgccttacgtggctcatcgaaatggcgtggcaagacttttaagaccagcacgacactggccacgttctcctgcagcagcaaaacgaggtcctggaatgcgcaagacatgtaggtaagcggtacagcacttcatgaagcgaaatttgagataaaatgcctacctttatgtggctggaagcgaaatttgagataaaatgcgtacctttatgtggctggcgatttctcgcgggtcatcccctctgtcgagatcgttgccgccaacatataggacaacaaaatcggcgtgccgaaagcatgtctcttgaatcatttcagctaggctgattgcgtcgtggccgctaaagctgaaagtgcatgttctcactaacggctaaagccgtaagcgagaactgcacagaaatttcagctggctgtcgccgacgagcgcaccacgcaaaaaagccatacctggacagctcccgaaacgcgcccgccgccgcctaggttcacgaagcgaatgcccgcgcaccacgcaagcacggcggacggccggacctagcgattccctaggccgtcTAGGGACAGgacgagagaggcgcggcgaccccacatccggttgagaacgagggagaagcagaaaaacgtcacggagaagcgcatcccatcgaccaatcagcgtttccagcccacctgcacccaaACGCTTCTGTCTTCTCCGCGCTCGCCATCTTGGGGCAAGTCGCTTTTCGTGCCGCTGCTGTGGAGGGTTCGAAGCCGTGTTTTGCGCTGGATTCTGAGCTGATGAACTGCTTTAATTCACGAAAAATAGCATGCCAGGGTGTtgtgttccattgtgtgccggctCGGCGAAGAAAGGAGCGCGATGTTTTCGTTTTCCACGGGATGAGGGACGGAGAAAAATATGGGAGGCGAAAGTGAAGCGTGAGAACTGGAAGGCGAATGACAACGCGAAGATCTGCGAGGTAAGCCACAATGTCTGTGCTCTTTTTATGCATtattaaaacttctttttttggCTAGTTTGTTCATATAGATAATGTAAAAAAATTTAGCGCGAACAGACACAGACCAAGAGGAAGAtgagagacacacacacacgcacacacaagcgcttgtgtttgtgtgcCGTCTTTCTCGTGGTCGTTGTCTGCGCTAAAGCTTTTAGATCTTTTTCTAAATGTCGCTCACAGTTATGTGCTTTCAGTAGGAATAACATTATACCACACCGCTTCGCCCATCCGCTCGTAAGCACTGACTTTGTGCGGTTTGAATATATGTTTTTGCCTTGTTCACCAATCTCGCACTATGCGCAACAGGAATTTTTGTGTGCCTTCAAAGCTGCAGCTCGAAGCCTAGTTAGAAACGTGAGTACAGCACGTGTTGTATCGCATTGCCTGGCATTGGAAGTAGCGCGCTTTGTTCTTGAGGCGGAGCATTATGAATTACCAGTTATGTGAAGGCTTACAAGCTAAATATATGAATCATTGCGTCTTTTCACTTTCAGTGAGCTACACTGAACTTCCGTATCATTCACGGAGTGTCTCACGATGATCTTTACTCTCTCGCGATCGCACATTTTTTTGTTCAGAGCCGCGGTGAAAACACGTGAAGCAGGTGGACCCCGGTATTTGTCGAAGGAATGCGCCATTGTACTCTTTCAACAGctgccctttacactcgatcttgAAAGCTGGTAGCAGCCGTCGAGGCTTCCGGTTCACGCAGATTAAGGAGCATTCCCCTCTCACCTTTTCAAAAAAGAATATAATAGAGGCTGACGGGTGAACCTCCCACGTGCTACCTACCCACTTTTGTGGCCAGAGTaggaagtgaaaatgcagtcTATGAACAGGCAGTTTCGGTTGCAAAAACCTGCCTACGAGTCAGCCGTTCTGGAATTTTGCAAGTGGTCTTTTCGCAAGTGCTAAATTCTGCGCAGCACAAATAATAGGCCCCTtcaccttccttttctcaaattaTTCACGGGAATAATTTTTCGAGGTATTTGCGATTCGCAACGAACCCAAAGTTAGGCCCTCGCGAAAATTAAGTCGTTTACAGTATATGGCTGGCAATTCGACTAGTCGCGAAGAAACTTCTATTGTGAACTGTCCGTCGCTTTAAGAAAGCGGTCGCGAGGAAGCAAGGTGCCTGCGCAGTACAGAAGTTCATCCCGAATACAGCTCTTTCTTCTCCATGTAATGACACATCGCGAGGCGAAGTGCACTGTTGTCAAACGCGCAAATACAGGTCCGAGGTTAAGCCAAATTTAAGTGAAGTTAAATTTGCCCGTCCGACACCCGAATTAGTGCTGTCGCTTGGTTGGCGTCCACAGAAATACTTCGTGATCCTGTGCTTGTAATATCGCACCGCTTCCTTAACGCTTTTTTATTATCTCATTTGTTTGCGTGCACACGACCAGAGGCGCGAAATGACAGTTTCATCGTCTCTCTCATTTTAGCGCCACTTCGAGGAAGATCAGTTTGAGGGCAACAGAATGGATGGACGGCGGCTCCTCAAGTCAACGGCTGTCCCGACGTTGTTTGATTTTAGACGTAAGTGTTTGCCCCCATTCGGTTTGCTAGCCTAGTATCCGCATCAGATAATCTGAGGAGCACTAGAGCCTCGGATATGTTTAGGTACTGatgaattaatttctttcttgcgCGAACAGCTGAGCCGAAGCGAAGAAAGCCGCCTGCACCGCGGCTTTTTCCTGGTAGTTCTacacctgacgctacaaaaggctcTTCGCCAACCCCTGAGACGCCACCTGACCAGGAAAAGACCCTAACGATGCCTGAAAACACGCGTGAAGATTCAGGAGAACAAATCGACAATTTCTCGCTGTCCACAAGTGAGCTGCGAAAAGAGCtgcaagacgaaaaaagaaaacgcagccaGTTAGAAGAAAGTTCGTTGCTGGCAAACAAAAAGCTGAAAAAAGCTGCAAAAAGAACAAAGCAGCTCGAAGAAAACCTTACAACGTTGACGGCAAATTTGAGCTTCCTAAACCAGGACCAAAAGGCTGCCTTGGAAAAGAAAAACCGGAAGAATTGCTCCTGGGGTGCCAACACGATCAAGAAGGTGCTACAGCTTAAGTTTGCATGTGGTTCGGCCGGCTACGACCTTTTATTGGAACAAGGGCAGCCGCTTCCATCTAGAAGGACTATGTGCCGGAGACTGCAACACTTAACCTTCCTACCTGGTGTGCTAACAGAAATTCTAACTTTAATGGAAGCCAAAGTGGCTGCAATGTCTGAGATTGAAAGGGACTGCATCCTTTTCCTAGATGAGCTGGAAATTCGGAGAGGTGTGGAGCTGGACCGTAGCAGTGACTGCTTTCTTGGCAAGATCACGCTCCCCAAAAGTGACCAGCCTGCCAACCATGCCCTTGTTTTCATGGTAGGTGGTTTGAATACCAGATGGAAGCAAGTAATAGCCTACCAATACACAGGTGCGTTTGTCAGTGGAGATAAGCTCAAAGACTGTCTTTCATTTAATACAGTTGTGCACCCAGATATCACTGCGCGTGGTATGTGTCACTTGCAACATGGGTAGTTCAAATCGTTCCATGTGGAGGTCACTGAACCTGTCGAGTTCTCGCAGTTCTGTAACTGTTTGTTCTGTGCCACATCCATGTgacagcgaaaatgttttgtATTTCATGCCAGACCCTGCGCATGTGCTAAAAAATTTAAGAGGGCATTTGGTGCGAAAAGATGTGATGCATCTTAACGATGCCATCGTCGCAAGGTTCAAGTTGCCCAGCAATGAAGTGTCGATCGCGCATGTGGAGGCTGTTCTAAAACTCGACACAGACCAGTTGCAGGTCGCATCGAACTTGAGCAACATCCACATATCTAACGGTCATTTTACAAAAATGAAGGTAGGGATAGCGGTTCAGCTGTTTCGTGAAGCCCCAGCAGCGATTAGATATTACATCGAAATCGGGAAGCTGTCACCTGAAGCAGAAACAACTGCGTGGTTTTTTGGAGTAATTTTTAAATGGTTTACAATAATGACTGCTCGCCATCCCTCTGTCGCTCTCAGTTTGAAGAATGAGAGTAAATATGAGGAAGCCATTGCACATCTCAAACTCACAATGGAAGTCATCGAAGGCTTGGGAATAGGAATAAGAAAAGTGTGGAAGCCAAGCCAGGCAGGGGTGCTCATGTCAACAACAGTAGTCCTGCAGCTGCACATCTTTCTGCTGAAAGAACGCCGGTACAGTTTTGTTTTGACTGGGAGGATGGTCCAAGATTGTTTGGAAAACCTTTTTTCGGTCATCAGAATGATTTCACCTGTGCCGAGCTCATGCGACCTAAAAAATGCACTCAAGATTGTAACTGTCAGCCAGTTCCTCAAAGTTCCGAAAACTTCAGGCTACGACATCGGTGACAGTACTTACCTGGTTGATTTTTTTtcggccgaaatcaaagaagttcAGCACGAAGCTGAAGTGCACGAAGGACTTTCAGCATGTGATGAAATTGAAGCAATAGAGTCATTGACAAGAGCTGAAATCGACATCGTCGCTCACCTGGCCGGGTTCTTGGTAAGGCCCCTTGCGCTTTCCGCAAGGTCCTGCGCCCCGTGCACACGAATGCTTCTTTCTGAAGAGGTACGAGAGGAGCATACCCTAGTGCAGTTGAAAGAATATAATGCTGGAGCCCGTAACCTTGTATATGTGAGCGAGCAAGTTCTTGACTTTGTTTCTTCGTGCGAAAGTCTCTTTAAAAACCTATCGGAACAAAAAGACATCTGTCGTTTGAAGAGTCCAATGAAGACCATTAAATGCCTTATCGAACAAACCGTTCCCATTCCGGCGGTTGATTGCGCGGAGCACCCAAATCTTATGAACAGACTGTTAGAGCGGTTTGTGACGATGCGCCTGCGCATTTACTTGCGTTGGCTAAGCCAGCCAGAAGAATCGGATGATGGGTACGGCAGCAAAACTGTCGCTGGCACAAACCTTGAATAAACTGTTTAAGAGATGTCTCCTCCTAGGCACGCAGCCAGAGGCAGCTTCAAGCGGTTGATGATTattttgaaataaaatgctgtgtacATCATCGTGTGGCCGGAGTCAAAGTTTGGTCTACTCATCACGGATACTCTTTTTCTGCTGTGTCTATTTTACTGTCTACAATAGACGACTGcgatgcaaaatatttttgatatGCGCGGCTGACTAAAATGTCAACTAGTTGTTCATCTGCATGAACAGACGCAGTTAAAGGCTTTTGCATGTCATGCACCTTATAAAATCCGTCATGTTCTGGCAGTACAAAAGGCATTGCTCTATAAAACAGTCACTTCAGTTAAAATAACCGCTTTGAGCATCTGAGACGGCCAAAAAGTAAGTGCTGTCCTAGCTGCACAGTGGTCATTTGCTCTAAAAGCTGCGCCTGCAAGCAAACGCTAgctcttttttcatttatatcaCTAAGCAAAAAGTGCTCAGAACTGTGAGCATATATGCAGAAACCTTATACAGCTCAGCCTGCTAGCGAAAGCGCGTTCTAAAGAAGGATACCGGCCGACGCTCCGTAGCCCCGCATTTCAGCGCTTGCCCCAAGATGGCGCCCACGAAGGTCGTGTCTCCACCCTGTACGgcgcagcgctggcatcgaggcaccctagcatatacaggaacactagcgcttcccgctcgtctcgttcgggcgcagtggggccgtgcgggcacgcaggaatcacgcggtgagcggcgaacaacgcagcgcacatccaaagcgcgttcaccacgaagcttgcggcttgctgcccgttcgttcggcgcggaagctatgctggcgttcgtggcatcgggtttgtcgagaacaatgtgccgacgaactacgacttcaacttgagtcccgcgcgtttcgacaaggcgcctggcagcacttctacgtggtttgtcgctccgcgcgtccgtttcacagtACGTAGAAGAGCGATTTGTGCCGCGCCGAgctggcgatggcgttccgtgtactccctggcagtgctgcaacacgctgtcgcgttgcaCTCTTAAAGgttaagcttaagcgtcctcgaatTTTTTTCTCATATTTGAGATTTTATTTAATCCTTgagatagagaaagagagataaataggaagagggaaggcagggatcttaaccagaagggtgttttGGTTGGCTACCCTATGTAATCCTAATGACTCTTTTTATTACTGAGGGGAAAATAGGGAATACTAACCAAGCACACGAGGCAGCCGCTAACAATGCAGCTTGAGCCTATCCTTTTTGAGAACTTTGGTATAGTTTACACTGTACGCCGTGACCTTCAGGGACGGTATTCTGCGTCGCCTTTTTAGACATGTCTACAGTGGTCCGAGTGGGTTGGCCAGAGCCTTAAATGCGACGGGTTCGAGCCAATCGGCGCAGACCGAAGTAGACACGGCTAAAAAGGCGACGTCCGCAGAATACCACCCCGGATGTCTAATCAACTGCAATTGATTTAAAGTTTTTTTCAGAACGGACATGTTTCTTGAACTCCGTTCACTCAAAACTTAGCTCTTTCCCTTCTTCAATCCTCCTGTCAAGCGCGGACACTTGTATTGAACGGCAAAAACAAACCCGCATATTTCACATCTCTTGCACACGCGGTCACCCTCATTGTAAAAACCTATTCTGACAGCACTAGCTGTACAGCGCCGACTGACGCGCCGACTGACGCGCCTACTGTCAGCTCAACTTCCCCATCACCGCCCACCTGATTGGCACGTATGGATCGCTCTCCTGTTGCACTGCAACGAACTCTGGGGCCTCGATGGCTTAACAGGGCCATGATGGGTTGTATTCACTATAAGTACCATAGCCCCATATCCTTTGCGCGCAAAAATAAGCATTTCGTTTCTCTCTCTACGGTTTCGGCTCTTTTTCTTATTGAtagtagacaccaaattttggttgccTGTTTTCTTTGTAGTTATGCGTAAGGCATTGGTACACATGACTCACCACGTGCGTGGCATTTGCCTACACGACCGCTGAGTATACCAAGTACACTTGAGTAAGGGTCGTGCTTGTGTAAGGGCTACTCCCGCCCAATATGGCAACCGAAAAATCCACAAGAAAATGTACAGGAAATCATATGATGTGATGCAAGAGATCTGCGATAGCAGTATTGGTGTTACATTTCGCTTTTGCATTGATCGCATTCCCATTGCGTCTTTTaatttgatttcaccgtcgctttCCCTATCCCGGTCGCAGCGTGCCTTCGGGACATGCGGATAAGGTGCGCAGCTGTTATTTGCATTGTATCGGAGCTGAACTGAAAGCGTCAACTACTTTTTCTGTCATGTCCACGCCATGCAGAGTGCGCATCTAGCATCTGATTAAAAACAATTTCGACGCGTTTCCTTGCGCGCTTTTCGTTTAACTTTTCTATTTTTGTGCTGCAGCCTATTGGAAAAAACAAATTCGGGAACACAGCGGTATgcagcgatagcgttaaaggcttcCTTCAGCGGCCCCTCACTCGCCGCTCTTCAAAGGGGGGCGTAGTAGAGGAGGGTGCGTCGGGGCTCGGAGGGCGAGCGCACGTGCTCGGGCAATGCGGACAGCTTCAGTCAAGGTTCGGCCTCCCTATTAGAGCATTAGCTGGTTCCTCACTTTCACGCTGTCATCGTCCCGGCGTCGACATTCGCAGCGCCACCTGCCTCGGTTGGCAGAATGGAGAGCAAGAAATACCAATTTCTACGTTTAGGGTATACGAGAGAGAGGAAAAGATGGAGATAGAGCGTCCCTCAGCCCGGCGCCCAGTAGGGTGCACACATGGAATAGACTCCAGAAAACCCCGCagagtatcactgcagtcctgggcaagtccgCCTCTGGCTGTCTGGCTTTACGAAAACAAAAATGTATGCGGAAATTATTAACTCTCACACCACAGCTAACGTTCAAACATTCGCGTTGCAcactcgtaaccgtcctgtgatttttttttctccagccgTCCTCGGTTGGAATGCGTCGGCCGCCACGTCCTGTCCAACGACGGGCCTTCGCCGGTCAGCAACCACCACTCCTTCGTAGAAGCGCTGTTAGGTGGAGCCCGGGAGAGTCCTCCGCTTTTTGTCTATAGCTGTGACAAGTCAAGGATTCTTCAACATCTGTTTTGAATATTTTAAGGTAACTTTATGGAAATGTTGAAGGGAATGGCCCATTCTTGGGATGCGTAGCAGTCTTTATTTTAAAGTTTGTCCAGTAGTTGAGAATaccatggaaaacgaacggggaattttttttgacgacagcaaaaacgttaatagcaaaaaaatgcaaacctgccGAGGGGAGatgtgcagatatattgattgttgtagtaaaATCTGACGACATATGAAAGAATGGCGTTGATAAACTGTTTGCTTTTGCAAAATGCGCTTGTTGGGAATTTCCGGGCATGAGGTTTTCTACGCTGATATGTGCATGGGCGTCAGTGTATTCGGCCCTACTTGAGCCACTAGCTCTGTTGCAGCTGGTTTCCTGTCGAGAAACCCGGTGTCTCCTGCTTGACAACTCGGCACTTTCCTCCGTCACATGTTGAAGCTTTTTTCTCAACTTCTCTTAGTTCCATTGTGTTTTCGATCGTCTTCTCCCGTTCAGGGTTTGTGTAGTACGCAGTTGAGAGAGAATGAGCCACACGGATCGCGCAGCTCGCATTTAAAGTTGTTGTTTCGTCGTTTTCCTTTAGTTCTTGATCCCGTGTCTACGTGTGTTCTAGAATAGGCTGTATACCGCGGCCCGGAAACTTAAAGAAGGCAAGGTCGGGTACGTAATTTGACACACGCCCTTATCCTCAGCCAGTGCATCTATCACTCTCTCACCCTCGCCTCACCGAGTGAAGGCCTTACGATGTGATGATGAGGAAGCCATcagagggctcgccctcgtgagggtGCCCATGTCTGATCAATATACATACTATCCGAAATAAGCCCCAGCAGGAAGCCACCAGCGCAGGCCATATTGTCTAAGGACTGCGAACAACTTGCGCAAGTCGTGGGTTCAGAGACGTCCGGTTCGAGACTAACTTTGGTTGTGCTTGATTCAAACTTATTCAAATTTATTCAATTTTATTTAAACTTCAAACTTTATTCAAACTAACTCAACTTATTCAACTTCATTCAAAATATAAAAAAGAGCGGACACTTTGCATGGCTCCACATATCTAGAACCAGGAGCACCACAGCACCTCCCTGGCTGCTAGTGACATTTTCTTCTGACTGTTCCCGTTGTTTCTCATCCTTtctcgacacacacacacacacacacacacacacacacacacacacacacacacacacacacacacacacacacacacacacacacacacacacacacacacacacacacacacacacacacacacacacacacacacacacacacacacacacacacacacacacacacacacacacacacacacacacacacacacacacacacacacacacacacacacacacacacacacacacacacacacacacacacacacacacacacacacacacacacacacacacacacacacacacacacacgcacacacacgcacacacacacacacacacacacacacacacacacacacacacacacacacacacacacacacacacacacacacacacacacacacacacacacacacacacacacacacacacacacacacacacacacacacacacacacacacacacacaggatgTTTCACGAACTTGAGCCAAGGATAAAATAAAAACTGAGGTGAAATCAACGGTATATTGTTTGCTGCTATGTGGTGCTTCTAAGACTATTTTTGATATTCAAATTCATTGTGAATGAACTATAACGAATTCCGCAAATTTTTAAATACTAGTTTTATGGCCAAGTACGTATAGTTGATTTGTAAACGGGTTTCAGGAACAGCAGATCCAGTTTGTTGTGGCGACctgcagtctttgccaaaagtaaccaggctgcacggtttgcttctcagtcgtatattaAAGATCTTGTGCCAGCCTTCAAGCTTTAGATCTCTTTGTGGTAAGGAAAACGCTTGTCCCCATCTTCAAATACCTCTTTGATCTGTGGGGAAGCCGTAATGGCTAGTATACGAACGGGAAGCAAActatgcagcctggttacttttggaaaaggCTGTACCTCCTGAGTGGGCCTTTTTTCCATCATTTAAATAAAGCAttgaaataaatattaaaaaaccCCGCGTGGCTCCACCATTCGATACTATTCGATGCAATGTTGCAGCGTTCTCAACCGTGCCTTGAACAAACGAGACGTGCGCGCAGCGAACGGCCGCCACTCAGATCAACGGGCTGCACaatgataaaaataaagaaaacggaggctaacaaatctactccacttCACGACTTTCGtttcctttgctgtttttttctgtgGGATGGCTCCGGAAACGCTCCGTCTGAATTGACTGTCAGCGGCCCGCTTACCAGTTATCGCAGATCACGGCGCGCGCTTTAATTCTCTGTTCCGGCAGAATGTGCTGACGCACTTAAAATACTTGGAGACGGTGAGAACGGAGCGCAAGAGAGGAGTCGTGTTTTTTCTTATATTTTGCGAAATTTATTTCTAAAAAAATGACCACGTAGGAGTTACGTTGGTACAAAAAACTGGATCGACTGTTTCTTAACGCCCTCAGCAACTTGGCGATACGCACCTGACCCTAAAGTAAAGGTTACATAATAATTCGTAGCTAATTGATTATAATTAGGAGGAATTTACACTTGGAGGAGCGCCACACGACAGGAAACAGTATGTTGTTTTTTTCACCCAGCTTGGGTGCAGCGCTTTTTAAACATCCTGAATAAGCGCTGTCTACATTGTCGGGCGCTCGCTTTGCCGTTAGCAGGCCTTATCCGTTAAATGCAAATATAAAACGTACTAACCATTGCAATTAGCTGTAAGAGGCATCATCTATAGAAAAATGGAATGGAATAAAAGTGAGTCTTAAAATAACGTTAGAAGTTTTTAATTTGCCAACGGAAAAGGGAGTCGCTTTGGCCATGCTTTGGCCCCTCTTTTTCAGTGCGGAGAACCTTTTTGTACAATTTAATGATCAGCGGTAACTCTACGATACGATGAACGACGAAATACGCATGAAACGAGAGCAATTCCAAGTGATGCCTCGGAAGATATTAATATCGTGCCATGGAGCATATACCCTGAAGGTACCGCCAGCATTCTGCCAGCTGCCTCACCTTCCACCGGTCCGCACAGGACTGCACAGGGCACCTTGGATTAGCAGTATTGTTTTTAGAAGTCTCCGCTCACAAAACTCCCTTGAAGCAACCTTGCCAATTTTTACAGTTGCGCTGATAATATTTCCAGACGGGCAGCCGGAAGTAGCGAACTGCAGAAAGATGCGCGTCCGACGTGCCAGCGGGGCACACGTGGAAGCCGCCGCAGTACTCGGCTGGCGTCGTCTGTCATGGAGCGTTTGGCGGACCAACTGTGAATTCGCGGTAGGACGCACGTCAGGACCAGATCCCATTTTATTGGCGCTCAATTCCTCTTCAGGATTCAAGTGGGCATCTCAATAGCGCAAGATGAAAAAGAAGATTAAATAATCGGGGACTTGGAAGGAAAAAAGTTCTCATGATAaagtaagatttttttttctagacgcGTGTAGTCTTCTTGTGGAGCTAGTGCTGCGACGCAAAAGCAGCGAACAGCGCTACGCAAAGGGCCAGCGTCAGGGATGAAGACAGCGAGACACCGCTGCCCTTGGGCGGCTTCGCGGGCGGGACCCCGGCTGTAGGGGAAACGGCGTCGCCGCCACCGGGAACTTCATAGGGCTGGCATGCGTACACTTCCAAGAATGTCGACGGAAGTTTCTCCACAACCGAGGCATCGGCCTCATTAGCGCAGCTCTTCCGGCTCTTGTCGATGCAGCCGTTGGTCGTCGCCAGGATGGAGCTGTCCAAAGAGAGAAGGCGTAACGTGGGTGAGAGGAAATAAATTGTTTGCTGCGCAGCTGTAGATCGCTTCTCCCTGCCTTTTGCACGCGCTGAAGAATGATGCTACATGGCGACACAACTACACGTGAAATAACTAACAGCAAGAAATTAGAATGACAAGCCTCAGTACGGGGCTCGTGCCCGCTAGACAAGGAAAGAAATGGCTGCGAAGAAGCCGGAACCCGACTAAAACGTGAACACGGCGTCAATTCTTGTGTAGTATGTCATCGGTTTGTAACCGCTACACTTTGCGCATAGCTTTAGAAACAAATGACGTTAATGATAGTCACGGTGAACGTATACGAGGAATATGCGGTAAGTTTTGCCTTATGGGCTGTCATATTTTTTTATTAGGAGATAAAATAGGAA comes from the Amblyomma americanum isolate KBUSLIRL-KWMA chromosome 1, ASM5285725v1, whole genome shotgun sequence genome and includes:
- the LOC144100751 gene encoding uncharacterized protein LOC144100751 — its product is MIQETCFRHADFVVLYVGGNDLDRGDDPREIASHIKDLVLLLQENVASVVLVLKVLPRHFDEPRKAQFEDRRRRQLNRRLSATLKRLSGVHILNPEHRFLDASGKPMLSLFAADRYHVARDRGIDQMSKIIVAALVKIYGPGIASASRARPGEVYVVHRCRRCGAKGHKTDHCWAYCSPRRHAAAGRG